Proteins from one Strix aluco isolate bStrAlu1 chromosome 10, bStrAlu1.hap1, whole genome shotgun sequence genomic window:
- the ZBTB33 gene encoding transcriptional regulator Kaiso isoform X1 — protein sequence MDVRAAAVPGMEGKKLISATDTQYSSVLLQSLNEQRGHGLFCDVTVIVEDRKFRAHRNILSASSTYFHQLFSVAGQVVELSFVRAEIFAEILNYIYSSKIISIRSDLLDELIKSGQQLGVKFIADLGIPPSEGKNMPSEVKDGASGTSTSSPGQKDAETQVPVIRPESQEITDGMPVITQSFSLHGIEYETTKITVSDSDDEDDDVIFCSEIVPPKECSKGTNAATQNQPCPSPAGVSDQKSCGSGGSPHLTSTTAAQKLTSSASQLSPKQTQSSAESLVSATPQHLTPNIIVLNKPLLNSSLSASSSHQAHVTPTINLLEENQQPSNNGSLTEVETTAVDDEEVVEDDVDIISSSSPGSVSSSSLVQQPSIPKAATTEGSGVQKKQVVTFSQEPFSKPGEFKIKISDVLTGNNKEFSTGVAPKHVAEGQKIITLDTATEIEGLSTGCKVYANIGEDTYDIVIPVKGDSEEGEAKLDETPRTSGGGSPNRKRMKVKHDDHYELIVDGRVYYICIVCKRSYACLTSLRRHFNVHSWEKKYPCRYCDKVFPLAEYRTKHEIHHTGERRYQCLTCGKSFINYQITASHIRSVHSQDPSGDTKLYRLHPCRSLQIRQYAYITDHSSSIPVINEGGIVYRVGTGKDGTEGTTSNPPAKQITWDDIFIPQGNEAIFKQNPSEGSTEFEFVIPESY from the coding sequence gaatggaggggaaaaaactgATTTCTGCAACAGACACACAGTATTCTAGTGTGCTCCTTCAGTCTTTGAATGAACAGCGTGGCCACGGACTTTTTTGTGATGTTACTGTCATCGTGGAGGACCGGAAATTTCGAGCTCACAGAAACATCCTTTCAGCCTCAAGCACTTATTTTCACCAGCTTTTTTCAGTGGCTGGGCAAGTGGTTGAACTGAGCTTTGTAAGAGCAGAAATTTTTGCAGAAATTCTTAATTATATTTACAGTTCCAAAATAATCAGCATTCGATCTGATTTACTTGATGAACTGATTAAATCAGGGCAACAGCTGGGTGTTAAATTCATAGCTGATCTGGGCATCCCTCCGTCTGAAGGAAAAAACATGCCAAGCGAGGTCAAAGATGGTGCTTCAGGAACTTCAACCTCTAGTCCAGGTCAAAAGGATGCTGAAACACAAGTACCTGTAATAAGGCCAGAGAGTCAAGAGATAACGGATGGGATGCCAGTTATAACACAGTCATTCTCCTTACATGGCATAGAATATGAGACTACAAAAATTACAGTGAGTGATTCAgatgatgaggatgatgatgTAATTTTTTGCTCTGAAATTGTTCCTCCAAAAGAATGTTCTAAAGGTACAAATGCTGCAACCCAGAACCAGCCGTGCCCAAGTCCAGCTGGAGTTTCTGACCAAAAATCATGTGGCAGTGGTGGCTCTCCCCATTTGACGAGCACCACAGCAGCTCAAAAactcacttcatctgccagtCAGCTAAgcccaaaacaaacacaatcaAGTGCCGAATCACTTGTCTCTGCAACACCGCAGCATTTGACTCCTAACATCATTGTGCTAAATAAGCCTCTGCTTAACTCATCGCTCAGTGCCAGCTCCTCGCATCAAGCACATGTGACCCCTACAATTAATTTACTTGAGGAGAACCAGCAGCCATCGAATAATGGCTCCTTAACTGAAGTGGAAACGACTGCTGTTGATGATGAAGAGGTTGTTGAAGATGATGTTGATATCATTAGCTCTTCTAGTCCTGGTTCAGTCAGCAGTAGCTCTTTGGTTCAGCAACCTTCTATACCCAAGGCAGCAACCACTGAGGGATCAGGTGTACAGAAAAAACAGGTTGTTACATTTTCACAAGAGCCATTTTCTAAACCtggagaatttaaaataaaaatctcagatGTCCTCACTGGAAACAACAAGGAATTCAGTACAGGTGTAGCACCAAAGCATGTGGCAGAAGGACAGAAAATCATAACATTAGATACAGCAACTGAAATAGAAGGGTTATCCACAGGCTGTAAGGTTTATGCAAATATTGGTGAGGATACGTATGACATAGTCATTCCTGTAAAGGGCGATTCCGAGGAAGGCGAAGCCAAGCTTGATGAAACACCTAGAACGTCTGGTGGTGGTTCTCCAAACAGGAAACGCATGAAAGTAAAGCACGATGACCATTATGAGCTCATAGTGGACGGAAGAGTCTATTACATTTGTATTGTGTGTAAGAGATCCTATGCGTGTCTGACCAGTTTACGGAGACATTTTAACGTTCATTCCTGGGAGAAGAAGTATCCATGTCGATACTGTGACAAAGTTTTTCCTCTTGCAGAATACCGTACGAAGCATGAAATTCACCACACCGGTGAGCGAAGGTACCAGTGCTTGACCTGTGGCAAATCTTTCATCAACTACCAAATTACAGCCTCCCACATTAGATCAGTGCACAGCCAAGACCCTTCCGGAGATACCAAGCTTTATCGACTGCATCCCTGCAGGTCTTTGCAGATCAGACAGTATGCATACATTACTGATCACTCAAGCAGTATACCAGTAATAAATGAGGGTGGAATTGTTTATCGTGTTGGCACGGGGAAGGATGGCACTGAAGGAACAACATCTAACCCTCCAGCCAAACAGATTACCTGGGATGACATTTTCATTCCACAGGGAAATGaagcaatttttaaacaaaatccatCAGAGGGAAGTACTGAGTTTGAGTTTGTAATACCGGAATCTTACTGA
- the ZBTB33 gene encoding transcriptional regulator Kaiso isoform X2, translating to MEGKKLISATDTQYSSVLLQSLNEQRGHGLFCDVTVIVEDRKFRAHRNILSASSTYFHQLFSVAGQVVELSFVRAEIFAEILNYIYSSKIISIRSDLLDELIKSGQQLGVKFIADLGIPPSEGKNMPSEVKDGASGTSTSSPGQKDAETQVPVIRPESQEITDGMPVITQSFSLHGIEYETTKITVSDSDDEDDDVIFCSEIVPPKECSKGTNAATQNQPCPSPAGVSDQKSCGSGGSPHLTSTTAAQKLTSSASQLSPKQTQSSAESLVSATPQHLTPNIIVLNKPLLNSSLSASSSHQAHVTPTINLLEENQQPSNNGSLTEVETTAVDDEEVVEDDVDIISSSSPGSVSSSSLVQQPSIPKAATTEGSGVQKKQVVTFSQEPFSKPGEFKIKISDVLTGNNKEFSTGVAPKHVAEGQKIITLDTATEIEGLSTGCKVYANIGEDTYDIVIPVKGDSEEGEAKLDETPRTSGGGSPNRKRMKVKHDDHYELIVDGRVYYICIVCKRSYACLTSLRRHFNVHSWEKKYPCRYCDKVFPLAEYRTKHEIHHTGERRYQCLTCGKSFINYQITASHIRSVHSQDPSGDTKLYRLHPCRSLQIRQYAYITDHSSSIPVINEGGIVYRVGTGKDGTEGTTSNPPAKQITWDDIFIPQGNEAIFKQNPSEGSTEFEFVIPESY from the coding sequence atggaggggaaaaaactgATTTCTGCAACAGACACACAGTATTCTAGTGTGCTCCTTCAGTCTTTGAATGAACAGCGTGGCCACGGACTTTTTTGTGATGTTACTGTCATCGTGGAGGACCGGAAATTTCGAGCTCACAGAAACATCCTTTCAGCCTCAAGCACTTATTTTCACCAGCTTTTTTCAGTGGCTGGGCAAGTGGTTGAACTGAGCTTTGTAAGAGCAGAAATTTTTGCAGAAATTCTTAATTATATTTACAGTTCCAAAATAATCAGCATTCGATCTGATTTACTTGATGAACTGATTAAATCAGGGCAACAGCTGGGTGTTAAATTCATAGCTGATCTGGGCATCCCTCCGTCTGAAGGAAAAAACATGCCAAGCGAGGTCAAAGATGGTGCTTCAGGAACTTCAACCTCTAGTCCAGGTCAAAAGGATGCTGAAACACAAGTACCTGTAATAAGGCCAGAGAGTCAAGAGATAACGGATGGGATGCCAGTTATAACACAGTCATTCTCCTTACATGGCATAGAATATGAGACTACAAAAATTACAGTGAGTGATTCAgatgatgaggatgatgatgTAATTTTTTGCTCTGAAATTGTTCCTCCAAAAGAATGTTCTAAAGGTACAAATGCTGCAACCCAGAACCAGCCGTGCCCAAGTCCAGCTGGAGTTTCTGACCAAAAATCATGTGGCAGTGGTGGCTCTCCCCATTTGACGAGCACCACAGCAGCTCAAAAactcacttcatctgccagtCAGCTAAgcccaaaacaaacacaatcaAGTGCCGAATCACTTGTCTCTGCAACACCGCAGCATTTGACTCCTAACATCATTGTGCTAAATAAGCCTCTGCTTAACTCATCGCTCAGTGCCAGCTCCTCGCATCAAGCACATGTGACCCCTACAATTAATTTACTTGAGGAGAACCAGCAGCCATCGAATAATGGCTCCTTAACTGAAGTGGAAACGACTGCTGTTGATGATGAAGAGGTTGTTGAAGATGATGTTGATATCATTAGCTCTTCTAGTCCTGGTTCAGTCAGCAGTAGCTCTTTGGTTCAGCAACCTTCTATACCCAAGGCAGCAACCACTGAGGGATCAGGTGTACAGAAAAAACAGGTTGTTACATTTTCACAAGAGCCATTTTCTAAACCtggagaatttaaaataaaaatctcagatGTCCTCACTGGAAACAACAAGGAATTCAGTACAGGTGTAGCACCAAAGCATGTGGCAGAAGGACAGAAAATCATAACATTAGATACAGCAACTGAAATAGAAGGGTTATCCACAGGCTGTAAGGTTTATGCAAATATTGGTGAGGATACGTATGACATAGTCATTCCTGTAAAGGGCGATTCCGAGGAAGGCGAAGCCAAGCTTGATGAAACACCTAGAACGTCTGGTGGTGGTTCTCCAAACAGGAAACGCATGAAAGTAAAGCACGATGACCATTATGAGCTCATAGTGGACGGAAGAGTCTATTACATTTGTATTGTGTGTAAGAGATCCTATGCGTGTCTGACCAGTTTACGGAGACATTTTAACGTTCATTCCTGGGAGAAGAAGTATCCATGTCGATACTGTGACAAAGTTTTTCCTCTTGCAGAATACCGTACGAAGCATGAAATTCACCACACCGGTGAGCGAAGGTACCAGTGCTTGACCTGTGGCAAATCTTTCATCAACTACCAAATTACAGCCTCCCACATTAGATCAGTGCACAGCCAAGACCCTTCCGGAGATACCAAGCTTTATCGACTGCATCCCTGCAGGTCTTTGCAGATCAGACAGTATGCATACATTACTGATCACTCAAGCAGTATACCAGTAATAAATGAGGGTGGAATTGTTTATCGTGTTGGCACGGGGAAGGATGGCACTGAAGGAACAACATCTAACCCTCCAGCCAAACAGATTACCTGGGATGACATTTTCATTCCACAGGGAAATGaagcaatttttaaacaaaatccatCAGAGGGAAGTACTGAGTTTGAGTTTGTAATACCGGAATCTTACTGA